A window of Pirellulales bacterium genomic DNA:
GCCAAACGATGTCGCCGCATTTGTTGCCGACCAAGATCCGCAAGCCTACAAACGGCTGGTAGACCGATTGCTCGCCTCGCCGCAATATGGCGAGCGGTGGGCGCGGCACTGGCTCGATTTGGCGCGATTCGGTGAAAGCAACGGTTTCGAGTATGACGAGCCACGTCGCAATGCATGGCCCTATCGCGATTGGGTGATTGACGCACTGAATCGCGATCTACCCTTCGATGAGTTCGCGCGCCAGCAATTGGCCGGCGATGTGTTGCTGCCCGGCGACCCGGACGCGATCAAGGCCACGGGCTTTCTCACGGCAGGAGCCTACGACACCGCGGGCCAGAATCAGCAAAGCGCCGCCATGAAGGCCGTCGTTCGCCAGGATGAGCTGGAAGATCTGGTCGGCACGACGTGCCAAACTTTTCTTGCTCTGACGGTCAACTGCGCACGCTGCCATGATCACAAGTTCGATGCCGTTCGACAGAGCGAATACTACCGGCTCACATCGGCGTTGGGGGGCGTACGACATGGCGAACGTGACGTCACGTCATCTGCTGAAAAATCGCTATTTGCGCTGCAGTCGGCCGACGCGTTAGGCCGCATCGCCCAATTGACCGAGCAGATCGTCGCGATCGACGAGCCGGCCCGCGCAGAAATTCTGCAGGAGCGGGAGGCCTCGAGCACCGTGACACGCCATGCGCCGACGCCATTGTCGTCATGGGATTTCTCGGTGGACACGCGCGACAAGATTGGCTTCCTACACGGCACCACGCATGGTGCGGCGGCAGTGGTTGATGGTGGCCTGATGTTGGATGGAGCCGAGAGCTACGTGAGTACCATTCCGTTGAGCAAAGACCTGGGCGCCAAAACGCTCGAAGTATGGCTGAGGTTGTCCCATCTGCAACAAGCAGGCGGCGGCGTAGTGGCGGTCCAGAAATTAGACGGATCGGTCTTCGACGCAATCGTCTTCGGCGAGCGCGAGCCGGACCGCTGGATGGCTGGCAGCAATAATTTCTTGCGATCGCAACCGTTTGGCGGTCCGGCTGAAACCATTGCTGACAAGGAATTTGTTCACATTGCCATCGTCTATGCCGAGGATGGAACCGTCACCGCTTACCGCAACGGAGTGCCGTACGGCAAGCCCTACTCCACCGCCGGGCCCGTAACCTATAAAGCGGGCGAATCGCAAGTGGTGATCGGCATGCGTCACGGACCGCCGGGTGGTAATAGGATGCTCGCCGGCAAGATAGCGCGCGCCGCGCTTTACGAACGAGCGTTAACGGCTGAGGAAGTGGCCACTTCAGCGGCATCGAATTCGAACTTTGTCGCCGAATCCGCGATCCTCGCGCGGCTCTCACCTGACGCATTGTCTCAACGTCGGACCTGGAACAAAGAAATCGGCCAGTTACGTGCCGCAACGAGCTTGCCGCCGAGTGTAAAGTGCTATGCGGTTGCGCCACGGCAGCCCGAACCGGCTCATCTGCTGGTGCGCGGCGACATTCGTCAGCAAGGCACCGAGGTTACTCCGGGGGGAATCGCTGCGCTCGCGGGCTCGGACGCCAATTTCAGCTTGTCGGCCGATGCGCCCGAAGCGCAGCGAAGAGCAGCACTGGCACACTGGATCACGAGCCCGCAAAATCCGCTCTTCGCGCGTGTGATTGTTAACCGCGTCTGGCATTACCATTTCGGCATGGGACTGGTTGATACACCGAACGATTTCGGTTTCAACGGTGGACGTCCAACCCATCCTGAGCTGCTGGATTGGCTAGCGGCAAAGTTTGTGGCCGACGGATTCAGCTTGAAGCAATTGCATCGCACCATCGTGTTGTCAGCGACGTATCGCCAGGCGTCGACGTACGATGTCGCGGCGGTGCGGCAAGATGCCGAGAATAGACTGCTGTGGCGCAAGCGGCCGCAGCGTTTGGAAGCCGAAGCGGTGCGCGACGCCACCTTGGCGGTTGCCGGCGAACTGAATCCGGCCCGCGGCGGCGCCGGGTTTGCAGATTACAAAGTGGTGTTGAGATCAGGCACGTACACCTATCTGCCCGCCGACCCGATCGGCCCGGAATATAACCGCCGCAGCGTCTACCGCACTTGGACGCGGGGCGGTCGCAACGGGCTGCTGGATGCGTTCGATTGCCCCGATCCCTCGACTACGGCGCCGCGCCGCGCGCTGACAACCACTCCGCTGCAAGCCTTGGTCTTGCTCAACAACTCGTTTGTATTGCGGATGGCAGACGCGTTCGCCTGCCGCCTCGAGCGCGAGGCTGGCGCGGAAGTCGATCGGCAGGTCCACCTGGCCTACCAGTTGGCCTGCGCGCGCTCGCCGGCTGACGACGAACTCGCCACCGCCCGCCGCGTGGTCAGCGAATTTGGGTTGCCCTCGCTGACCCGGGCGATCTTCAACAGTAATGAATTCTTGTATGTCGATTGATCATCATTACATCACGCGTCCTGTAAAGGCGCGCTCTAACGAACGACTTACCATCGACATGGCACTGCCGCCGGTCGATCGGCGCGGGTTTTTGTCGTGGGTGGCGTCAGGCCTGGGGGGAGTGGCCTTGACCAACTTGCTCGCGCGCGGTGGCTACGCCTCGGCCGCGCCGGTGCCCGGCGAGGCTGACGATCTGCCGCCGCACCGTGCCCCTCGGGCCCAACGCGTAATCCATATCTGTCTATGCGGCGCGCTGAGCCATGTCGATTCGTTCGATTACAAACCAGCGCTCGCCAAGTATCACGGTCAGCCGTTGCCTGCCGACGAGAAGCCGGACGTGTTTTTTGGCCAGGTTGGCCTGCTGCGCAAGAACGACTGGGATTTCGCCCAGCGAGGGCGCAGTGGGCTGTGGGTCTCGGAGCTGTTTCCGTGCATTGCCGAGATGGCCGACGAGCTGACGATCATCAATTCGATGTACGCCGAAACGTCGAACCACACGCCCGCCACATTTCAAGAGAACAGCGGCTTTCGCCTGAACGGATTTCCTGTGCTCGGTTCCTGGCTGTCATACGGCTTGGGGGCCGAGACGGATGATCTCCCCTCGTTCGTCGTTATTCCCGACGTGCGTGGCATGCCGGCCGGCGGCACGATCAATTGGACCAATGGTTTCTTGCCTGCGCGGCACCAAGGTGTCGTGTTCCGCAGCACGGGCACCGCAATCGACGATCTCACGCCGGCGCAACCCATCGACAGCGCGCATGAACGGGCAACGCGCGACCTGTTGAATGCCATGAACCGCAGGCATCTCGAACAACGCGGCGCCGACGACGCCCTATCTGCCCGGGTGCGAAGCTACGAGTTGGCGGCAAAAATGCAACTCGCCGTTCCCGAGGTTACGACGCTCGACGGCGAGACCGCGGCCACACACACGTTGTACGGGCTCGATCGTGCGGAGTCTGCCGATTTCGGGCGAGGTTGCTTACTGGCAAGGAGACTACTCGAACGCGGCGTGCGATTCGTGCAACTCTTTTCCGGCGGGTCGTTCGGGAACCCTCGCATCAACTGGGACGGTCACGAAGACATGGTCGCTAATCACGGCCAGGAGGCGCCACGCATCGATCGGCCCGTGGCCGGTTTGCTGCGCGACTTGCGGCAACGTGGCATGCTGGACGACACGCTGGTGCTCTTTACCACGGAGTTCGGGCGAACCCCTTTCACGCAGTCCGCTGCCGACATTATCGGAAAAGGGCGCGATCACAATCAATATGGGTTCTCGGTTTGGATGGCCGGCGCAGGATTACGGCCTGGCACTTCTTATGGTCGCACGGATGAGTTCGGCTACAAGGCTGTGGAGAACCGCGTGCACTGGAACGACTTCCACGCCACAGTGCTACACCTGTTGGGCATCGATCACGAGCGGCTGACGTTTTACCACAATGGCATTCGCCGCCGCCTGACGAACGTACATGGTGAAGTGATACCGACGATCCTGGCCTGAGCGATGATCTTCGCTCTGTCGCGCTCCAGCGATCGCGGATTCTACAGGATCGAACGGGTCGCGTTGCCCGCAGTGCGTTACACAAAGCGGCGCGAGCACGCACTACGTTTAAAATCCGCCGCGCTCAAGTATTTCAAAATCGTACAGCTGCGCGATATCGCTGGCAGATTTCTCGGTCAGAGCTGTAAACCTCTTGTAGAGTTGGTCGACGTCGCGCACGCCAAGTCCGGCGAGCAGTCGGAATTTATGGGCAAGCAATTGGTCCAGCTGCCCGCCGGAATTGCGCGCATGTCCTTGGGGATACATAACCAAGCCGCTCGACAGGCGGCCCAAGGTCGCATGCTCGATTTCCAGTGATGTAGGAATGCCGTCCGGGTATTTGGCGTCGTATTCGGAGCCGCCGTGCGCGAACTCGATACGCTGCATGATTCCGCGGGTCAACGGATGAAACAAGCTTTGCTGGTTGTAGTCCTCCGGCACCAGCATCAACTCTTGCCAGCCCGAACGCCGCTGCTCGAAGGCCTTCCGCAACAGCGTCGCGATGATATAGACCATCGAGTGGTCGGCGCTTTGTCTGGTATGTGGATCTCGCTTGGCTGGGTCGCCGATGATATGGAATGCCGGCTCATAGATCGCGATGCGCACACGTTTGAGCTGACTTTCGTCGGCCAAGATTTGCGGGTGCTTCGCCAGCAAATCCATGACACCCTGAATGGCGCCAGCTGACTGATGCTCGTACAGCCCGAGCTTGAAGTGCATCCCCATCACCGCGAAATCGTCACCCGAGGTGCTGAGCGTCAGGTCGAAGGGACTTGTATGACGCGTCGACGGCTTTTCAAACAGGCAGAAAATGCCCTCCGGATTCCGGAAGATATCCGCTGGCCCGACAAATCCGCGCATCGCGCGGCGCATCGAGAGGATGGCAGCTTCGGTGCTGATAGCGGCCGATGCTCCCTTCGAATCAGACAATTGGTGCCCGGCGCGGATCGCACGGAAGGGAATGTAATGGGCCACTACCAGCCCGATGGCCGATTCGATCTGGTCGACATTCGCGCCCAGGATGGCCCCATAGACCGCGGCCGAGGCGATGGCACCGTGTACGACGTGGTCGATCTTGTAATTCTTGAGGGCAAAGACCTCGGCCAATCGTCCGCGAATCTCGTCGATCGCAATCATGGCCCTTAGCGTTTGCCGGCCATCGAGCCCTCGCAACTGGGCACCTGCCACGGCAACCGGATAAAAATCGTTGTGACCGAATTCGCCCTTGGTGTAACCACGGGCCGGATTAAAGCCGAAGTTGGTGCCATTGGCGTCCCACTCGCGT
This region includes:
- a CDS encoding DUF1553 domain-containing protein, yielding IAPLLAARCLGCHNATDKKGELDLTQAATAVAGGTAGAAIVASQPDESYLWQRVRDDEMPPKKPLAAAEKELLRGWIEAGAAWGTNPIDRFRYTSDVRGGYDWWSLQPVRPTEPPAVHEQSWPRGPLDRFVLARLEGAGLKPSPEADRRTLIRRLSFDLTGLPPVPNDVAAFVADQDPQAYKRLVDRLLASPQYGERWARHWLDLARFGESNGFEYDEPRRNAWPYRDWVIDALNRDLPFDEFARQQLAGDVLLPGDPDAIKATGFLTAGAYDTAGQNQQSAAMKAVVRQDELEDLVGTTCQTFLALTVNCARCHDHKFDAVRQSEYYRLTSALGGVRHGERDVTSSAEKSLFALQSADALGRIAQLTEQIVAIDEPARAEILQEREASSTVTRHAPTPLSSWDFSVDTRDKIGFLHGTTHGAAAVVDGGLMLDGAESYVSTIPLSKDLGAKTLEVWLRLSHLQQAGGGVVAVQKLDGSVFDAIVFGEREPDRWMAGSNNFLRSQPFGGPAETIADKEFVHIAIVYAEDGTVTAYRNGVPYGKPYSTAGPVTYKAGESQVVIGMRHGPPGGNRMLAGKIARAALYERALTAEEVATSAASNSNFVAESAILARLSPDALSQRRTWNKEIGQLRAATSLPPSVKCYAVAPRQPEPAHLLVRGDIRQQGTEVTPGGIAALAGSDANFSLSADAPEAQRRAALAHWITSPQNPLFARVIVNRVWHYHFGMGLVDTPNDFGFNGGRPTHPELLDWLAAKFVADGFSLKQLHRTIVLSATYRQASTYDVAAVRQDAENRLLWRKRPQRLEAEAVRDATLAVAGELNPARGGAGFADYKVVLRSGTYTYLPADPIGPEYNRRSVYRTWTRGGRNGLLDAFDCPDPSTTAPRRALTTTPLQALVLLNNSFVLRMADAFACRLEREAGAEVDRQVHLAYQLACARSPADDELATARRVVSEFGLPSLTRAIFNSNEFLYVD
- a CDS encoding DUF1501 domain-containing protein, producing MSIDHHYITRPVKARSNERLTIDMALPPVDRRGFLSWVASGLGGVALTNLLARGGYASAAPVPGEADDLPPHRAPRAQRVIHICLCGALSHVDSFDYKPALAKYHGQPLPADEKPDVFFGQVGLLRKNDWDFAQRGRSGLWVSELFPCIAEMADELTIINSMYAETSNHTPATFQENSGFRLNGFPVLGSWLSYGLGAETDDLPSFVVIPDVRGMPAGGTINWTNGFLPARHQGVVFRSTGTAIDDLTPAQPIDSAHERATRDLLNAMNRRHLEQRGADDALSARVRSYELAAKMQLAVPEVTTLDGETAATHTLYGLDRAESADFGRGCLLARRLLERGVRFVQLFSGGSFGNPRINWDGHEDMVANHGQEAPRIDRPVAGLLRDLRQRGMLDDTLVLFTTEFGRTPFTQSAADIIGKGRDHNQYGFSVWMAGAGLRPGTSYGRTDEFGYKAVENRVHWNDFHATVLHLLGIDHERLTFYHNGIRRRLTNVHGEVIPTILA
- a CDS encoding MmgE/PrpD family protein — protein: MANEYLTLARNENQARGIAQYAIDFLAGRSVGPADSVYRMVERFHLDSIACGVSALACGANAPTVLRREALEYTCPDPHLGVPCFGSTERVMPEKAVLANSSAVREWDANGTNFGFNPARGYTKGEFGHNDFYPVAVAGAQLRGLDGRQTLRAMIAIDEIRGRLAEVFALKNYKIDHVVHGAIASAAVYGAILGANVDQIESAIGLVVAHYIPFRAIRAGHQLSDSKGASAAISTEAAILSMRRAMRGFVGPADIFRNPEGIFCLFEKPSTRHTSPFDLTLSTSGDDFAVMGMHFKLGLYEHQSAGAIQGVMDLLAKHPQILADESQLKRVRIAIYEPAFHIIGDPAKRDPHTRQSADHSMVYIIATLLRKAFEQRRSGWQELMLVPEDYNQQSLFHPLTRGIMQRIEFAHGGSEYDAKYPDGIPTSLEIEHATLGRLSSGLVMYPQGHARNSGGQLDQLLAHKFRLLAGLGVRDVDQLYKRFTALTEKSASDIAQLYDFEILERGGF